In Pseudonocardia sp. DSM 110487, the sequence TGCCCGAGGGCGCCGTGCTGCGGACCGACCCGAAGGCCGGCACGGAGCTGCGGGTCGGCGAGCCGGTGACGATCGTGGTGAGCGGCGGCGAGTCGGACACGGTGAAGGTGCCCGACGTGGTCGGCAAGGGCTTCGACGACGCCGCCGACATCCTCGACGAGTCCGACCTCGACGCCGAGGGCCGCAGCGCGATCCCGTTCCTCGGCCGCAGCGACGGCCAGGTGGTCGAGCAGAGCCCGCGCGCGGGCACGACGGTGGAGCGCGGGTCGACGGTCACCCTCACCACCGTCTGAGAACACCGGCCTGACGGGTTCCCGTGGCTCAGCCCCTGAGCATCTCCGCCACGAGGAACGCGAGCTCGAGGGACTGCTGGGTGTTCAGCCGCGGGTCGCAGGCGGTCTCGTAGCGGCCTGCGAGGTCGGCGTCGGAGATCTCCTGTGCGCCGCCGAGGCACTCGGTGACGTCCTCACCGGTGACCTCGACGTGGATGCCACCAGGATGGCTGCCGAGCGCGCGGTGCACCTCGAAGAAGCCCTGCACCTCGTCGACGATCCGGTCGAAGTGGCGGGTCTTGTAGCCGGTGGTGGACTCGTGGGTGTTGCCGTGCATCGGGTCGCACTGCCAGATCACCTTGTGCCCGGAGGCCTCGACCTTCTCCACGATCGCCGGGAGCACGTCGCGGACCCGTCCGTTGCCCATCCGGCTCACGAGCGTGAGCCGGCCGGGTGTGGCGTGCGGGTCGAGCCGCTCGACGTACTCGACGGCCAGCTCCGGCGTGGTGGTGGGGCCGATCTTTAGCCCGATCGGGTTGGACAGCAGCTCCGCGAACGCGATGTGGGCGCCGTCGAGCTGGCGGGTGCGCTCGCCGATCCACAGGAAGTGCGCAGAAAGGTCGTACAGCCGCGGCTCGGGGCGGGTGGTGTCCAGGCGCAGCAACGAGCGCTCGTAGTCGACGAGCAGCGCCTCGTGGCTGGCGTAGAACTCGACGCTGTGCAGGTTGTGGTCGTCCACGCCGCAGGCCGCCATGAAGTTCACGGCGCGCTCGATCTCGGTGGCGATGTCCTCGAACCGCTCCCCCGCGGGCGAGGTGCGCACGAAGTCCTTGTTCCAGTCGTGCACCATCGTGAGGTCGGCCATGCCGGTGGCGGTGAGCGCCCGCACGAGGTTCATCGCTGCGGCGGCGTTGGCGTAGGCGCGCACCATCCGCGACGGGTCCGGCACCCGCGCCTCCAGCGTGGGGTGCAGCGAGTTGACGATGTCGCCGCGGTAGGACGGCAGGCCCAGCGCGTCGACCGGGGCGCTGCGCGGCTTGGCGTACTGCCCGGCGATCCGCCCGACCTTCACCACCGGCATCGACGCGCCGTAGGTCAGCACGACGGCCATCTGCAGCAGCGTGCGGATGGTGGCCCGGATGTGCGGCTCGGTGTTGTCGACGAACGTCTCGGCGCAGTCGCCGCCCTGCAGCAGGAACGCCTCACCCCGCGCGACGGCGGCGAGTCGCTCCCGCAGCCGGTCGACCTCGGGCGGGAGTGTGACCGGCGGCACACTCTCGAGCACGGTCCGGACGTGCGCGACGTGCTCCGCATCGGGCCACTCCGGCTGCTGCGCGGCCGGA encodes:
- a CDS encoding class II 3-deoxy-7-phosphoheptulonate synthase → MNWTIDAPVEVLPELPPLPADLRARLDDALARPAAQQPEWPDAEHVAHVRTVLESVPPVTLPPEVDRLRERLAAVARGEAFLLQGGDCAETFVDNTEPHIRATIRTLLQMAVVLTYGASMPVVKVGRIAGQYAKPRSAPVDALGLPSYRGDIVNSLHPTLEARVPDPSRMVRAYANAAAAMNLVRALTATGMADLTMVHDWNKDFVRTSPAGERFEDIATEIERAVNFMAACGVDDHNLHSVEFYASHEALLVDYERSLLRLDTTRPEPRLYDLSAHFLWIGERTRQLDGAHIAFAELLSNPIGLKIGPTTTPELAVEYVERLDPHATPGRLTLVSRMGNGRVRDVLPAIVEKVEASGHKVIWQCDPMHGNTHESTTGYKTRHFDRIVDEVQGFFEVHRALGSHPGGIHVEVTGEDVTECLGGAQEISDADLAGRYETACDPRLNTQQSLELAFLVAEMLRG